Genomic segment of Lepus europaeus isolate LE1 chromosome 6, mLepTim1.pri, whole genome shotgun sequence:
ACCCACAATGTGAGTGAGGAGATCTTTCCCTTCCAGGCCTTAGCAAGGCTGTCCGGCCATTAGTGTGCAATTTACATTTCAAGTGCGCAaagtcttggggaaaaaaaaattttttttatattgtttttaatggAAATGCGTTCGCAAAATCCAAACACAGCAAAATCCAGATGAGTGTTAGTAAGAATTTTAAGTCCCTCACTGTAGTCGCTTTTGGAGTATTTACATTCTCGTATTTCTTCAACACAATTACATTTCACATGAAATGTTTTGAATATTGGATTGGTCACAATTGTACCTACGAGATAAATGTTTTCCAAAACAGTGTTAATTCATTTCCTGTGCTGTTtggaattcttattttaaaggtTGTAATAGTTGGTTCTACTACATGTGCACATTAAGTGGTCATCTATTTTAGAAAACAATGCTGCACAAGTGAGCATTTAGGAAAGACAatttaatcaatatttttaatgagCAGAATAAATACTAGACTGGAAAGTCTTTATAATTTCCGAGGGAGTGATACCATCCATTAACAAACCTTAATTCTTTAAACAAGCCATTGACACATCTTGATTCCTTCAAAGCTTGCAGTCCCATGCATAGATACTAATGATCCAAACAGCAGTTACATTGCAACCCGTAAATCATTCCCTTGCACAGACAGAGTTAGCATGTTGCAAAATTCTTGTGCAATTTCAGTTGAAACACATTAGCAAAGAGATCTGTGCAGAGAGGCTGGCTGGGGAGTGCAAGGCAGCCCCTAATGAGTCTGGATGAGGGAAAGTCTGCATAGGGTTCATTCCAGAGAAACGGAAATTATTGCAGGAGCTACGGAACAACATTGTTTAATCAAGCAGCCTGGGGAGGCAATGTCACCAGGCGTTCTGAAGATTAAGTATCCGCTGACATTAACCTGTGAAATGAACACAGATATCTCCCAAACATCTCCCCAAACGCATTTTGAATCGGAGCTCTTCTAACCGGTGCCATAGCGCTTCGCAATCTGCTTAGCTCTGGGTTGCGTTCACCTAGCCACAACATGCTGTCCGCTCCTAGTGTTAAGAACAAGGGACAGTGGTCACCGAGGTCACTCATAAGAGCGtgaattgttaacaacaggagtctgtgcactgacttcccatgcaggacctctgtcctcaatgagttgggTTCTgcgaattaactgtaaaaccagtccccactgtgtgtgtgtgtatgtgcgtaaattgttgaaatctttacttagcgtAGAGTTGGTGCTCTGTGTACAaagtgaactgaaaatgaatcttaatggagaatggaactgggaaggggagagggaggaggaggtggggtgggagtgggggtatggtgggaagaatcactatattcctaaagctgtacttacaaaatttgtactcattaaataaaaggtttctttgggaaaaaaaaaaaatgagggagagagagaggcgggggctGACTCCCAAACACTACATGTTCGGTTCTTTCTCTATACATGCttccttaaataaaacaaaggggAAGTAAGGGTGCTCAGTGGTCCTGTTTGTGTCATGGATTCCTGATGCGTTTCCAGATGCTAAACTTTCACAAAACTGATGGCTTTGGGGAAAGTAATTCAGTGACTCCAGATGGGACTTTAGGTTTTCCTAAGAGGATCATCATGGCGTAGGCTTctaccttcacacacacacacacacacacacacacaccctcctgccGTTTTGTTGTGGGGGAAGGGAAAGAGTGACAGGTCTGGGACCATGAGAAAAAATGTCATCCACGCTGCTTGCTGGCGGCAGGCCACACAAGCAGCCATGTGAGCCGACACCCGCTGGgaaagcctgggagagcagctggaaGACCACGAGGCCCAGCGCGAGCTCTACAACAACAAACACacgcagctcctggctgcaaGGGGTCGCGGGCCCACAGCTCCGGAGAAGGGACGCCTCGGGCCTTGGATGTGCGGTCCAGGAGCCGGGACATGGCGCGTGGCCTGCAGCTGCGGTGGGCCAGCCATGCCTGGGAGTTGGTGCTTTGTGTCTGACCCACTCACTCAAAATGCTGGCGTTTACCGCCAGGACAGGCAGGAATCAAACCAAGAAAgccaaaataaacacacacagtgACCGCTAACGCCTGCCATGGCATAGCAAGCAGGTAAGTATTCACCGAACACGGAAAGCTAACGTGTTCTGTAAAAGATCAGACAAGAATGAAACATTGTGAGGACATTTTCTCCGAAGGCAGGGTCACTTGGTGCTAAGGAGGGTGTCCCCACCGTCCCCGTCCGCTGTTCGGGGTACGGCACGCCCgggcaggtgtcagggacccCGAAGCGGATGTGTTCTCAGGGTCCAAGACGGAAATCCCTCCATCCGGCCCCTCTGCGGAGCCACTGCTGGGCAGCACTGGTCGCCGCCTTTGGGGCGGCCCCTCCCCTCCGCAGGTGCACACACCTGAGGCCCAAGCGCCCCGGGCCCCACTTTCTAGAGGGAGGGGGGTAACATGGAAGGCGATCCCACGAGGCTTCCTAAATGGACGCCTAGCTGGACACGTGCTTAAAATGACAAGGCCACAGCGCAGCCGGGGTCACAGTCCCAGGGAGCCGTGGAGACGCGCGCCTGCGCCCAGGAGCCCACGGACGCAGCAGGTGTTCCACGCAAACCCCAAGGCCTCGATTCACCAAAAACAGCCCACCCGGGGTTCCAGGAGGGGCAAACCGCCGGGCAGGCGGGTCCCGCTCCGGCGCCTAAGCGCCCGGCCCAGCTGGATGCGGCGCTGTGCGTGCGCCCCGCTGGCCGGCCCAGAGAGTCGCCCAGGGGCGCCCGGGGCCCGTCCAGGGCCGCCCGCCCCGCAGAGGCCACCGGCCGCGCGCACAGGTGCGGCCACGCCCACCGCCCGCGGCGCGCTCGGGGCGCGGGGCCCGGTGCGGGGCCGAGAGCCGCCTCCGACCGGCTGGCGCGCGCGCGCCCTCGGCGGCCTGCTGGCCCCTGCGCGGCAGCCGCTCTCCACTCCCGGCCCTGGCCCGGGGAGGGCGCCCGGGACGCCCCGGAAAGGGCCTGTGCGCGGGAGCGCGCGCGCCGCGTGCGGGGGAAGGGCGCCCCGGGCGGGGTTCCGGGGCGCCGTGCCCGGCTCCCCCTGCAGGGGCGGGCCCCGCGCGGGCCTCGATCGCCCACGCGCACCCCCCCCTCCGCCCACGGGCCCCGCCGGGCGCGGGATGCCCCGGagcgcggcgggggcggcggcggcggcccccgcTCTCGCCCCGCGCCGCCTCCCGGCGGAAGCTCGCAGCCCGCTGAATGGAGTCCGagcggcaggggcagggccctacGCGCCgcggcccgcccccgcccctctcccGCTCGGGGCGGCAGCCGCGACGAGCCTCTGATTAATGGGGTtcgggccgcccccgccccgcccggcccgcggccccggcgggagggggaggggacggcGGGAAACGCGGCCCCGGGAGAaaggggggcggggcgcggcgcgggcccgccccccggcccccgcGGCCCGCGCCCATTGGCCCGGCGCGCCGTCCGTCGGGGGCCGCGGCGCCAAtgcgggcggcggggcggggcggccgcgcCGTGTGTGCCTGCGTAACGCCGAGTCACATGTTGTTTTGCTCCTCTTAGTTCAGTCACTCGGTGCGCGATGTGTTACTCACTGTGCGGCGGGGACCGCGACGAGCCCGGGTCGCCgctggcagcggcagcagcagcttcggccccggcggcggcggcggcggcggcgcggaccCCGAGCGCCCGGGCGCACCCCGGCTTCCCGGAGCGcggcgcggcggcagcggcggccagGGCCCCGGTGCGGCGGCCGCGCGCGCCCTAGGCTCGGCCCCGCGGCgcggggaccccccccccccaccgccgccaccgccgccaccTCCGACTCTCGGCCCGGCCGGCGAtcacccgccccctccccgcccgcagGAGGCCGGGGAGGCAGCGGCCGCGCCCGGCCAGGAGCGCGCGCGGGGCCTCCCCGGAGCCCCCCGCGGGACGCGCGCTCGTGCGGGCGGGGGGCAGGGAGCCGCCCCCGCCGCTCCGCGATGGCCAGCCCGCCGCCGCAGGGGGCTCCCgggccggcgggcggcggcgAGGCCCCGAacctgaacaacaacaacaacaacaacaacaaccagggCGTGCGCAAGTGCGGCTACCTGCGCAAGCAGAAGCACGGCCACAAGCGCTTCTTCGTGCTGCGCGGGCCCGGCGCGGGCGCCGACGAGGCGCCGCAGCCGCCGCGGCTCGAGTACTACGAGAGCGAGAAGAAGTGGCGGAGCAAGGCGGGCGCGCCGAAGCGGGTCATCGCGCTGGACTGCTGCCTGAACATCAACAAGCGCGCCGACGCCAAGCACAAGTACCTGATCGCCGTCTACACCAAGGACGAGTACTTCGCCGTGGCGGCCGACAacgagcaggagcaggagggctGGTACCGCGCGCTCACCGACCTGGTCAGCGAGGGCCGCGCGGCCGCCGGCGATGcgcccccggccgccgccgccgcatcCTGCAGCGCCTCCCTGCCCGGCGCCCTGGGCGGCTCGGCCGATGACAGCTACGGGCTGCTGGCGCCCGCCGCGGCCGCCTACCGGGAGGTGTGGCAGGTGAACCTGaagcccaagggcctgggccagagCAAGAACCTGACGGGCGTGTACCGCCTGTGCCTCTCGGCGCGCTCCATCGGCTTCGTGAAGCTCAACTGCGAGCAGCCGTCGGTGACGCTGCAGCTCATGAACATCCGGCGCTGCGGCCACTCGGACAGCTACTTCTTCATCGAGGTGGGCCGCTCGGCCGTCACGGGCCCCGGCGAGCTGTGGATGCAGGCCGACGACTCGGTGGTGGCGCAGAGCATCCACGAGACCATCCTGGAGGCCATGAAGGCGCTCAAGGAGCTCTTCGAGTTCCGGCCGCGTAGCAAGAGCCAGTCGTCCGGCTCGTCGGCCACGCACCCCATCAGCGTCCCCGGCGCGCGCCGCCACCACCACCTGGTGAACCTGCCGCCGAGCCAGACGGGCCTGGTGCGGCGCTCGCGCACCGACAGCCTGGCCGCCACGCCGCCCGCCGCCAAGTGCAGCTCCTGCCGGGTGCGCACGGCCAGCGAGGGCGacggcggcgcggcggcggccgcggggggCGGCGGCCGGCCCGTGTCGGTGGCCGGCAGCCCGCTGAGCCCCGGGCCCGTGCGCGCGCCCCTGAGCCGCTCGCACACCCTgagcggcggctgcggcggccgCGCGAGCAAGGTGGCGCCGGCGCCGGCAGGGGGCGTCCTGCAGCACAGCCGCTCCATGTCCATGCCCGTGGCGGCCGGCCActcgccgcccgccgccgccaccaGCCCCGGCAGCCTGTCGTCCAGCAGCGGCCACGGCTCGGGCCCGCCCTCGCACGTGCCGCACCCGCTGGccgcccaccaccaccaccaccaccagcaccagcaccagcagcccccGGGCCAGCGGCCCTCCAGCGGCAGCGCCTCGGCCTCGGGCTCGCCCAGCGACCCGGGCTTCATGTCCCTGGACGAGTACGGCTCCAGCCCCGGCGACCTCCGCGCTTGCTGTAGCCACCGGAGCAACACGCCCGAGTCCATCTCCGAGACGCCGCCGGCCAGGGACGGCCCCGGGGGCGGCGAGCTGTGCGGCTACATGAGCATGGACAGGCCCCCGAGCCACTGCGGCCGCGCCTACCGCAGAGTCTCCGGGGACGGCGCCCCGGACCTGGACCGCGGGCTCCGGAAGAGGACCTACTCGCTGACCACGCCCGCGCGCCAGCGCCCGGCGCCGCCGCAGCCCTCGTCCGCCTCGCTGGACGAGTACACGCTGATGCGGGCCACCTTCTCGGGCAGCGCGGGCCGCCTGTGCCCGCCgtgccctgcctgctccccgaGGCCCACCTACCAGCCGTACCCGGAGGACTACGGCGACATCGAGATCGGCTCGCACGGCGGCTCCGGTGGCCTTGCGCGCCCCGACGACGGCTACGTGCCCATGACCCCCGGCGCCGCCCTGCTGGTGGGCGCGGGCGGCCGCGGCGACGACTACATGCCCATGAGCCCCACCAGCGTGTCGGCTCCCAAGCAGATCCTGCAGCCCCGCGGCGCCGCCGCCACGGCCACCACGGCCCTGCCGCCCTCGGGGGCGGCTGTGCCCACGCCCCGCGCCGCGGCCAGCCGGGCCTTCGCGGGGCCTGCGGGCGGCGCCTACAAGGCCGGCTCCCCGGCCGGGAGCTCCCCCGAGGACAGCGGGTACATGCGCATGTGGTGTGGCTCCAAGCTGTCCATGGAGAGCGCCGACAGCAAGCTGCTTCCCAACGGGGACTACCTCAACATGTCCCCCGGCGAGGCGGGCGCCGCGGGCACGCCCCCGGACTACTTCTCGGCGGCCTtgcagggcggcggcggcggcaccgGCTGCTGCCCGGGCTCCCTGCCCCGCTGCCACAAGGCCGCGCACCCGTGCGGCGGCGACCACTATGTGCTCATGAGCTCCCCGGTGGGGCGTATCCCCGAAGAGGACAGGCTGGAGCCGCAGGCGACCCCTGGGAGCGCGCAGGCCGGACACCCGCAGCAGGCTCCCCAGGCAGTGCCTTCGCCCCTGAGGCCGGGGGGCCGCCCGGAGGGCCCCCTGAGCCAGCGCTGCCGGGCGGTGCGGCCCACgcgcctggccctggaggggctGCACCCGCTGCCCGGCCCGCAGGAGGACACGCTGCCGCCCGAGCCCCGGAGCCCCGGCGAGTACATCAACATCGACTTCGGCGAGGCGGCCGCGCGCCTGTCGCCCCCGGCCGCGCCGCTGCTGGCGTCGGCGGCCtcgtcctgctccctgctgtcgGCCAGCAGCCCGGCCTCGTCGCTGGGCTCGGGCACGCCGGGCACCGGCAGCGACAGCCGCCAGCGCTCCCCGCTCTCTGACTACATGAACCTGGACTTCAGCTCGCCCAGGTCGCCGCGGCCGGGCACGCAGGGCGCGGACGCCGCGGGCCCCCTGGACGGCCTCCTGTCGCCCGAGGCCGCCTCGCCGTGCCCGCCGCTGCCCCCTCGCCCCTCCGCCTCCGCGTgctgcccgccgccgccgcccgcgccgggGGACCTGTACCGCCTGCCCCCCGcgccggccgcccccgcccccgcggcccaGGGCCCCGGCGCTGCCGCCCGGGCGCTCTCCAACACCGGCGACAACGACGACTACACCGAGATGGCCTTCGGCGTGGCCGCCACCCCGCCGCAGCCCATCGCGGCGCCTCCGAAGCCCGACGGGGCCCGAGTATCCAGCCCCACGTCCGGCCTGAAGAGACTGAGCCTCATGGACCAGGTGTCGGGCGTCGAGGCCTTCCTGCAGGCCGGCCAGCCCGCTGACCCGCACCGGGGGGCCAAGGTCATCCGCGCCGACCCGCAgggcggccgccgccgccacagCTCCGAGACCTTCTCGTCGACCACCACGGTCACCCCCGTGTCCCCGTCCTTCGCGCACAACTCCAAGCGCCACAACTCGGCTTCGGTGGAAAACGTCTCTCTCAGGAAAGCCGGCGAGGGCGGCGGGGGTGCGGGCGCGGGCGAGGAGCCCCCCGCATCCCCGCGCCGCGCGCAGCCGCCCGCCCCGCAGACGCAGACACAGGCGCGGCCGTGGACGCCCGGCCTGCCCGCCGCGGGCCTGCTGGGCTGCCCGGGGGCCGGCGGCTCGCCCATGCGCAGGGAGACGTCCGCCGGCTTCCAGAAGGGCCTCAACTACATCGCCATCGACGTGCGGGACGAGCCGCACCCGCAGGCGGCCGACAAGGGCGCCTGGAGCCGGGCGCGCGGCCTGGGCGGCCTGCTCAGTGCcgtgggcggcggcggcggcggcgcaggcGGCGGGTGCGGGGGCCCCGGCGCGGGCACGCTGCCCTCGGCCAACGCCTACGCCAGCATCGACTTCCTGTCCCACCGCCTGAAGGAGGCGGCGGCCGTGAAAGGTGAGCTCacggcctgggcctggcctgggaagggggcggcccccagccccgctgcgcGCCCTTACCCTGCGTGTCCGCGTGGCCTGCAGGGAGGACACACCCGGCCAGGGCAGAGCGCGGGACCCTGGGGCTCAGCTGGGGCGGGAGGcgcagcaggggcaggggagcgGGACGGGAGGGTCAGGGTTGAGCATGGATTTTGCCTCCCTAGCTGTTTCTTGGGCGCGTTGAGCAGCGCGCGCAATAAGCCAGCAGGTTAGAGGGCAGGGCGAGGACCAGGAGAGGGAGCTGGCCGCAGAGCCTTTGTTCTGAGCGGTGCCTCAGTCCCGCGGGTGGCTTAGCCTGTGCGTGGCAGAGTTGGTCCGTGGGTGTAGGACCACAGCTATAGAGTGACCGCGTTGCCATtcttccgcccccccccccccccgaggaaaAGCTACTTCCGTTTTGAACATTAGAGGTGTGGAACAAAAGATGGGAGATGCTGCGTCCTAGCATCCGGAGCCGGGCGCCTCGGATGCGTTGTCAGAGCGCAGCCGCGGCTGGAAGGCGCTGTGCTGGGAGTTGCTTCAAAGCACCGGTCTGTGCTGGCGCGGGCCAGCCGGCCCCCAGGGTGTGGCCCGTGGGCTCACCACGGTGAGGTCAGCACACTCGAGcacttttgttttgttctgcCCAGATGGGTATATGTTGTAGTAAGTGTGAAAGCAAGTATACTTTGCACAGTCTGACTGTAACAACTCCACCCAGCCAACCGGCCTGAGCAGAGGGGACCCCCCCAGCTCTTGGTGGAGTGAGCAGGGGCACAGACCTGACCCAAACCGGGGGGCTCCAGGGCAGGGTCTCGGTGGCagcaggcgggggctgggggctcagctGTGTTCACAGACCCGAAAGAACTCCAGACTTTTCTGATAAAGCAGATCCTCAAACGTGGGGTTTGTGTGTGAGATAAGGCCCTTCTCAGACGAGGGAGAATTTTGAACTGcgagagataagtttatttagagACCCGAGTTAGCTGATTTGTTGGGTTTCCCACAGTGTGAAATTCCTGCCAGCCTATGGGATTAACCTCTCTGGAATCCAAACCGCAGCTCTCTGCTCCCAGCCGGCTGAACAAAGATGAGGGATGGTGTGGTTGCCGTTTCTCCCAAGTCTGTGGCTGTCCGGGTGAATGTCCTCCCAGATCACCACGCTGTGTCCGCTGTGGCAGAAccacagctgaaaaaaaaaaaaaaaaaggcacaccagctctggctcctggcaaaCTCACCGGCACACCGTGAGCAGAGGGACCATGAGGCTGAGTGTGCCGTCTTAGCCGGCTTGCAGGGACACTGTGCTCTGTCCCCTCAGGGAGGGGACATTTAG
This window contains:
- the IRS2 gene encoding insulin receptor substrate 2 — its product is MASPPPQGAPGPAGGGEAPNLNNNNNNNNNQGVRKCGYLRKQKHGHKRFFVLRGPGAGADEAPQPPRLEYYESEKKWRSKAGAPKRVIALDCCLNINKRADAKHKYLIAVYTKDEYFAVAADNEQEQEGWYRALTDLVSEGRAAAGDAPPAAAAASCSASLPGALGGSADDSYGLLAPAAAAYREVWQVNLKPKGLGQSKNLTGVYRLCLSARSIGFVKLNCEQPSVTLQLMNIRRCGHSDSYFFIEVGRSAVTGPGELWMQADDSVVAQSIHETILEAMKALKELFEFRPRSKSQSSGSSATHPISVPGARRHHHLVNLPPSQTGLVRRSRTDSLAATPPAAKCSSCRVRTASEGDGGAAAAAGGGGRPVSVAGSPLSPGPVRAPLSRSHTLSGGCGGRASKVAPAPAGGVLQHSRSMSMPVAAGHSPPAAATSPGSLSSSSGHGSGPPSHVPHPLAAHHHHHHQHQHQQPPGQRPSSGSASASGSPSDPGFMSLDEYGSSPGDLRACCSHRSNTPESISETPPARDGPGGGELCGYMSMDRPPSHCGRAYRRVSGDGAPDLDRGLRKRTYSLTTPARQRPAPPQPSSASLDEYTLMRATFSGSAGRLCPPCPACSPRPTYQPYPEDYGDIEIGSHGGSGGLARPDDGYVPMTPGAALLVGAGGRGDDYMPMSPTSVSAPKQILQPRGAAATATTALPPSGAAVPTPRAAASRAFAGPAGGAYKAGSPAGSSPEDSGYMRMWCGSKLSMESADSKLLPNGDYLNMSPGEAGAAGTPPDYFSAALQGGGGGTGCCPGSLPRCHKAAHPCGGDHYVLMSSPVGRIPEEDRLEPQATPGSAQAGHPQQAPQAVPSPLRPGGRPEGPLSQRCRAVRPTRLALEGLHPLPGPQEDTLPPEPRSPGEYINIDFGEAAARLSPPAAPLLASAASSCSLLSASSPASSLGSGTPGTGSDSRQRSPLSDYMNLDFSSPRSPRPGTQGADAAGPLDGLLSPEAASPCPPLPPRPSASACCPPPPPAPGDLYRLPPAPAAPAPAAQGPGAAARALSNTGDNDDYTEMAFGVAATPPQPIAAPPKPDGARVSSPTSGLKRLSLMDQVSGVEAFLQAGQPADPHRGAKVIRADPQGGRRRHSSETFSSTTTVTPVSPSFAHNSKRHNSASVENVSLRKAGEGGGGAGAGEEPPASPRRAQPPAPQTQTQARPWTPGLPAAGLLGCPGAGGSPMRRETSAGFQKGLNYIAIDVRDEPHPQAADKGAWSRARGLGGLLSAVGGGGGGAGGGCGGPGAGTLPSANAYASIDFLSHRLKEAAAVKE